Proteins encoded in a region of the Vicia villosa cultivar HV-30 ecotype Madison, WI linkage group LG5, Vvil1.0, whole genome shotgun sequence genome:
- the LOC131603803 gene encoding phosphatidylglycerophosphate phosphatase PTPMT2-like, which produces MKIEELDDAECSRDEEENLERQIVRVDAKRALVGAGARILFYPTLLYNVLRNKMEAEFRWWDQIDEFLLLGAVPFPKDVPHLKNLGVGGVITLNEPYETLVPSSLYRAHGIDHLVIPTRDYLFAPSFVDINRAVQFIHNNATCGKTTYVHCKAGRGRSTTIVLCYLVEYKHMTPAAALEYVRSRRPRVLLAPSQWKAVQSYNNQRPSPLPQAVQSYNNQRPSPLPPSPSGDTVLITKDDLEGYHSTSDTSMELAIVPKVPKTKPMIARLSCLFASLKASSSSVPMTRRLPVSESRAC; this is translated from the exons ATGAAGATTGAGGAATTGGATGATGCAGAGTGTAGTAGGGATGAAGAAGAGAATTTGGAGAGACAAATTGTTAGGGTTGATGCGAAGAGAGCGTTGGTTGGTGCAGGTGCACGGATTCTGTTTTATCCTACACTTTTGTATAACGTGCTGAGGAATAAAATGGAAGCTGAGTTCAGATGGTGGGATCAAATTGATGAG TTTTTGTTGCTGGGTGCAGTACCGTTTCCTAAAGATGTTCCTCACTTGAAGAACCTTGGTGTTGGCGGTGTAATTACTTTGAATGAACCATATGAAACTTTGGTACCATCTTCATTGTATCGT GCTCACGGGATCGATCATTTGGTAATTCCCACAAGAGATTATCTCTTTGCTCCCTCATTTGTGGATATCAACCGGGCTGTGCAGTTCATTCATA ATAATGCTACTTGTGGTAAAACAACTTACGTTCACTGTAAAGCTGGACGTGGGAGGAGTACAACAATTGTGCTTTGTTATTTG GTTGAATACAAGCACATGACTCCTGCGGCTGCCCTTGAGTATGTGCGGTCTCGAAGACCTAGAGTGCTACTAGCACCATCACAGTGGAAG GCTGTTCAAAGTTATAACAACCAAAGACCTTCTCCTTTACCACAGGCTGTTCAAAGCTATAACAATCAAAGACCTTCTCCTTTACCACCATCTCCTTCTGGAGACACAGTTCTCATAACCAAAGATGATCTTGAAGGCTATCATAGTACGTCTGATACAAGTATGGAGCTAGCTATTGTTCCTAAAGTTCCAAAGACTAAGCCCATGATAGCACGGTTATCTTGCCTTTTTGCATCCTTAAAAGCATCCAGTAGTAGTGTTCCAATGACAAGGCGGCTGCCAGTTTCAGAGTCGCGTGCTTGCTAA